Proteins co-encoded in one Candidatus Kapaibacterium sp. genomic window:
- a CDS encoding sigma-70 family RNA polymerase sigma factor, translated as MALRVGELKALGQLSDEELMRLFQQEGSEAAYTVLVRRYKSAIVNFLYRYTGNYDDALDLAQETFLRLYKYKSTYVRNQRFATWLYTIATNVARTFYQQQQRHGTVPLSSLNQQDDEELQEWEIPDTNYVPDTRVDSSYIAQRIQQALMQLPPVFREVIVLRDIMELSYEEIAAATQAELGTVKSRINRARQRLQALLRDLYEELYGTPPTQP; from the coding sequence ATGGCTCTCCGTGTCGGTGAGCTCAAAGCCCTTGGGCAACTGAGCGATGAAGAGCTCATGCGGCTCTTCCAGCAGGAGGGGTCCGAGGCTGCCTACACTGTTCTAGTGCGCCGCTACAAATCTGCAATTGTGAATTTCCTCTACCGCTACACTGGCAACTACGATGACGCCCTTGACTTAGCGCAGGAAACCTTCCTGCGGTTGTACAAGTATAAGAGCACGTACGTTCGCAACCAGCGCTTCGCAACATGGCTTTACACAATTGCCACGAACGTTGCCCGCACCTTCTACCAGCAGCAACAGCGGCATGGTACAGTTCCTCTATCTTCGCTCAACCAGCAAGATGACGAAGAGTTACAGGAATGGGAAATCCCTGACACCAACTATGTGCCTGACACTCGGGTTGACTCCTCATACATTGCTCAGCGAATCCAACAAGCTCTCATGCAGCTCCCGCCAGTGTTCCGAGAAGTCATCGTACTCCGAGACATCATGGAGCTATCGTATGAGGAAATCGCTGCAGCTACGCAGGCAGAGCTAGGGACAGTAAAATCGCGCATCAACCGTGCGCGTCAACGTCTACAGGCCCTGCTCCGTGACCTTTACGAGGAACTGTACGGTACACCTCCAACACAGCCATGA
- a CDS encoding 3-hydroxyanthranilate 3,4-dioxygenase, with product MPLLPPINFQQWIEEHRHLLKPPVGNAVVYKDNSDFIIMVVGGPNSRKDYHYDEGEEFFYQIEGDIVLKVIEDGKPKEILIRQGEIFLLPPRVPHSPQRPANTVGLVIERKRRPDELDGFMWFCEQCGNKLYEEFLHVSDIVEQLPRVFERFYSSVELRTCKQCGAVMEPPQPAR from the coding sequence ATGCCACTACTGCCGCCAATCAACTTTCAACAGTGGATAGAGGAGCACCGGCACCTACTGAAGCCCCCTGTGGGGAATGCGGTCGTCTACAAGGACAACTCAGACTTCATCATCATGGTTGTTGGTGGCCCTAACTCTCGCAAGGACTACCACTACGACGAGGGTGAAGAGTTCTTCTACCAGATTGAGGGCGATATCGTGCTCAAGGTCATTGAAGATGGGAAGCCGAAAGAGATTCTAATCCGCCAAGGAGAAATCTTCCTTCTGCCCCCTCGTGTACCGCATTCCCCCCAGCGTCCGGCCAACACGGTTGGGTTAGTCATTGAGCGCAAGCGCCGTCCGGACGAGCTGGATGGCTTCATGTGGTTCTGCGAGCAGTGCGGAAACAAGTTGTACGAGGAATTCCTTCACGTGAGCGACATCGTAGAGCAGCTTCCACGGGTCTTTGAGCGCTTCTACAGCTCCGTTGAGCTCCGCACTTGCAAACAGTGCGGGGCTGTTATGGAACCACCCCAACCGGCACGCTAA
- a CDS encoding tetratricopeptide repeat protein encodes MGFRIAKVAVGVLLLWTSGCQLWWNAEAYFNTYYNMRRLMSEVEEEFGYYDETRRVQRPRVIVPDPAVVPTAQTGEVPPFLQEFVIDPPKLQPVTRQLDSILQKGSKILAFRSRSDFVDDALFLMAQAFFYRSEWLPAQIKCQELLQLSPKGDLAPDAQLLLAKAYLMQRKVSLGQQALSRAIDIAWYRRRYDVLSEAFRLLAELALSQGDVEAALRPYRQAMLLAPDGELRARWQFEIGAIYYRLGRFAEAEAAFAEVLRHSPSVVIEYEAQLYRAAALARSGRFREADQLLSKLKQRRRYEQWSSYTIAQELALRRLMKASEDTLRMLERRADSAFPGNPALLAVQYEHALQLLQQGDYRQAQRLFARASVTRSPVFAKARDYSELLVRWERAMATTAVARGASPSTPLSDSLRAKLSDAFYDLGRVHSRLGNQDSARYYYDRALQVAPDTGLQRPRALFALASLLSATGPSSVADSLLEELVACCPKTPYGREAQLLLGYTPEAVVDTAAELYESGLRLWRIGEHAFAREQWRRVVSNFSTSPSAPQALYALGWSYEHGPFRNTDSALMYYQLLVERYPETDYAADVRTSVTYARVRRGAPPSETSQPQQQEQQSLQSSPPPAEPVLDSGGVPPIVVPSFPAPSGEGGGAPP; translated from the coding sequence ATGGGGTTCCGAATAGCGAAAGTTGCCGTAGGGGTATTGCTCCTCTGGACCTCCGGCTGCCAACTCTGGTGGAATGCGGAGGCCTACTTCAACACCTACTACAACATGCGCCGCCTTATGAGCGAAGTAGAGGAGGAGTTTGGCTACTACGATGAGACGCGTCGAGTGCAGCGCCCGCGTGTCATCGTGCCCGACCCTGCAGTTGTTCCAACAGCGCAGACAGGCGAAGTCCCGCCATTCCTCCAGGAGTTTGTCATTGACCCGCCGAAGCTCCAACCGGTCACACGGCAGTTGGACTCCATCCTCCAGAAGGGATCCAAAATTTTGGCCTTCCGCAGTCGGTCGGACTTCGTGGACGATGCCCTCTTCCTAATGGCGCAGGCCTTCTTCTATCGCAGCGAGTGGCTCCCTGCGCAGATTAAGTGCCAGGAGCTGCTGCAACTGTCGCCAAAGGGGGATTTGGCACCAGACGCCCAGCTACTATTGGCGAAGGCGTATCTGATGCAGCGCAAGGTCTCGCTTGGGCAGCAGGCTTTGTCGCGCGCGATTGATATTGCCTGGTACCGTCGGCGGTACGACGTGCTCAGCGAGGCTTTCCGGTTGCTTGCGGAACTAGCGCTGAGCCAGGGTGATGTAGAGGCAGCCCTCCGTCCCTATCGTCAGGCGATGTTGTTGGCACCGGACGGGGAATTAAGGGCTCGCTGGCAGTTTGAAATTGGAGCGATCTACTACCGCCTGGGTCGCTTTGCGGAAGCGGAGGCTGCCTTCGCTGAGGTCCTCCGACATAGCCCGTCGGTAGTGATAGAGTACGAAGCACAACTCTACCGGGCAGCGGCATTAGCGCGGAGTGGGCGCTTCCGAGAAGCTGACCAACTCCTAAGCAAACTTAAGCAGCGTCGTCGGTATGAGCAGTGGAGCAGCTACACCATAGCTCAGGAGCTGGCCCTTCGACGCCTTATGAAAGCCTCGGAGGATACCCTGCGGATGCTTGAACGGCGTGCAGACTCCGCCTTCCCTGGCAATCCGGCGCTGTTAGCGGTGCAGTATGAACATGCCCTACAGCTCCTGCAGCAAGGGGACTACCGACAAGCTCAGCGACTCTTCGCTCGTGCCAGCGTGACACGCTCCCCAGTCTTTGCCAAAGCTAGGGACTACAGCGAACTCCTAGTTCGCTGGGAACGGGCTATGGCAACTACAGCGGTTGCTCGGGGAGCTTCTCCCTCGACTCCCCTCTCGGATAGCCTCCGAGCCAAGCTCAGCGATGCTTTCTACGACTTAGGCCGGGTCCACAGCCGGTTAGGGAACCAGGACTCGGCACGGTACTACTACGATCGGGCTCTGCAGGTAGCCCCGGATACAGGCTTGCAGCGTCCTCGAGCACTCTTCGCACTAGCGTCGCTGCTTTCTGCTACAGGTCCATCATCGGTGGCGGATTCTCTGCTGGAGGAGCTCGTTGCATGCTGTCCAAAGACACCCTATGGCCGGGAAGCGCAGCTCCTACTGGGCTATACGCCGGAGGCGGTTGTAGATACTGCGGCAGAGCTCTACGAGTCGGGCCTGCGTCTGTGGCGGATTGGCGAGCACGCCTTCGCCCGAGAGCAATGGCGACGGGTTGTTAGCAACTTCTCCACATCCCCTTCAGCCCCCCAGGCCCTGTATGCGTTGGGCTGGAGCTATGAGCATGGTCCCTTCCGGAATACCGACAGCGCCTTGATGTACTACCAGCTCCTTGTGGAGCGCTATCCCGAGACGGACTACGCTGCTGATGTTCGAACCAGTGTCACATACGCTCGTGTGCGCCGTGGAGCTCCACCTTCGGAGACTAGCCAACCGCAGCAACAGGAGCAGCAGTCTCTCCAATCCTCCCCCCCACCGGCTGAGCCAGTCTTGGATTCTGGAGGAGTGCCACCTATCGTTGTGCCGTCTTTTCCAGCACCCTCTGGGGAGGGAGGGGGCGCTCCACCGTAG
- a CDS encoding PDZ domain-containing protein, with the protein MYRIDQRDTEAFGLPASICYTFSFERAERHLLGLRIEAETRGEDALEFVLPTWTPGSYKVREFSTHFTVENALDERGRMLEVEWRAKNRFRVFCPGAQKLYLKAVYFANERSVRTTHVNRWSAFIMPSTCCPYVEGRLQEPCHVVVEHDPARWPRVTTPLAPVDIGFPPRFGAVTYDVLADSPLQVGSHRVAAFTVGDRLHEVAIVSDEPVDEEWLLRAAEQVVRVTAAFWGGELPYDRYVFFFHFVPNGSGGLEHARAHVLAVDPAALREIAGVHRFLRLLCHEFFHTWNGKRIRPVGLGPFDYERELYTPLLWLVEGVTSYYEVMLAYWCGFLTRRELLAHLGWEVEQLSHVPGRYYLSVRDSSILAWVKLYARSPDGPNRFPSYYLKGAQIAWLLDAWIIAQTQGQKRLQDGLQELWRWTRQQPERGWTEEEIVAALEAGTGVGLKEPLMEWLIGRGELPYEEVLPAIGLRLSWTRGSEQDRLVGERSVFGRIPTARFTGLTLRQEDGSVVVEAVEEFSPAAAAGIAVGDELIAVNGIRLRTPGQLEAFLGMAEGPVEILAASDGRLYTTQLSSEPRCRPQLEVVATEGSPQFRLLETWLRKPLLEPQLSEAVPFALWSPWGSE; encoded by the coding sequence ATGTACCGAATTGACCAGCGTGATACGGAGGCCTTCGGGTTGCCAGCTTCGATTTGCTACACCTTCTCCTTCGAGCGGGCCGAGCGTCACCTCCTGGGCTTGCGGATAGAGGCTGAGACCCGCGGGGAGGATGCACTGGAGTTCGTCCTTCCTACCTGGACACCGGGCAGTTACAAGGTGCGCGAGTTCAGCACCCATTTCACGGTGGAGAATGCGCTGGATGAACGTGGGCGTATGCTGGAGGTGGAGTGGCGGGCAAAGAACCGTTTCCGTGTGTTCTGCCCAGGTGCGCAAAAGCTCTACCTGAAGGCCGTCTACTTCGCCAACGAGCGCTCCGTTCGGACAACCCACGTGAATCGATGGTCAGCCTTCATTATGCCCTCTACCTGCTGCCCCTACGTCGAAGGGCGGCTGCAGGAGCCTTGCCACGTTGTCGTGGAACACGACCCTGCGCGATGGCCTCGGGTAACGACTCCTCTGGCGCCGGTAGACATCGGATTCCCTCCGCGCTTCGGTGCTGTAACGTACGATGTCCTGGCGGACTCCCCTCTCCAGGTGGGTAGCCATCGCGTAGCTGCCTTCACTGTAGGGGACCGGCTCCATGAGGTAGCCATCGTCAGCGATGAGCCGGTTGACGAAGAGTGGCTCCTCCGGGCCGCAGAGCAGGTCGTCCGTGTTACCGCTGCATTCTGGGGAGGAGAGCTCCCGTATGACCGCTACGTCTTCTTCTTCCACTTCGTTCCCAATGGCTCTGGAGGGCTAGAACATGCTCGGGCACATGTCTTAGCAGTAGATCCCGCAGCATTGCGGGAGATTGCTGGGGTCCACCGGTTCTTACGGCTGCTGTGCCACGAGTTCTTCCACACATGGAACGGGAAGCGTATTCGCCCAGTAGGTCTAGGACCCTTTGACTACGAGCGCGAGCTCTATACGCCGCTGCTGTGGCTAGTGGAAGGAGTGACATCGTACTACGAAGTTATGCTGGCCTACTGGTGTGGCTTCCTCACGCGGCGTGAGCTTCTGGCACACCTGGGTTGGGAAGTGGAGCAGCTATCCCACGTCCCCGGGCGCTACTACCTCTCCGTTCGGGATAGCAGCATTCTGGCTTGGGTCAAGCTATACGCCAGGAGCCCTGATGGGCCAAATCGGTTCCCATCGTACTACCTCAAGGGGGCCCAGATCGCCTGGTTGCTAGATGCCTGGATTATAGCACAGACCCAAGGACAGAAGCGCCTCCAGGATGGCCTACAAGAGCTATGGCGCTGGACCCGTCAGCAGCCTGAACGTGGGTGGACCGAAGAGGAGATCGTAGCAGCATTAGAGGCCGGTACGGGTGTCGGTCTCAAGGAGCCCTTAATGGAATGGCTCATAGGGCGTGGCGAGTTGCCTTATGAGGAGGTGCTTCCGGCCATTGGGTTGCGGTTATCGTGGACTAGGGGTAGTGAGCAGGACCGGCTGGTTGGGGAGAGAAGTGTCTTCGGCCGCATCCCGACAGCTCGCTTCACAGGGCTAACACTTCGCCAAGAGGACGGCTCGGTCGTAGTGGAGGCGGTAGAGGAGTTCTCGCCTGCTGCCGCTGCTGGTATTGCCGTTGGCGATGAGTTGATAGCTGTGAATGGTATCCGGCTGCGGACTCCCGGACAACTGGAAGCGTTCCTCGGAATGGCGGAAGGTCCTGTTGAGATTCTAGCTGCTAGCGACGGACGACTCTATACAACGCAGTTGAGCTCAGAACCTCGCTGCCGTCCGCAGCTAGAGGTGGTTGCCACTGAAGGCAGTCCTCAGTTCCGCCTCCTGGAGACATGGCTGCGTAAGCCTCTGCTGGAGCCACAGCTGAGTGAAGCTGTCCCCTTTGCCTTGTGGTCCCCATGGGGTTCCGAATAG
- the rlmB gene encoding 23S rRNA (guanosine(2251)-2'-O)-methyltransferase RlmB: MSEAFYIYGRRSIVEALRQAARVQKLYVLYGSAADIQERARRSGVPVSELSRQRFTELAQAAGTTLKESQGVIALVYPLPVLSAEELLERAAPTAEGLLVAVDGVEDPQNLGAIARCAEAAGAQGLIVPRHRAAPLTPAAVKAAAGAFMHLPVAHVVNLGDVLRRLQRLGWWIVGSAVEGERLYWEPLYDRPVVLVVGSEHRGMRPSIRALCDLIVRIPLRGRVESLNAAAAAAVLLFEIQRQRYQIGLWSESLKLADVPN; the protein is encoded by the coding sequence ATGTCAGAGGCCTTCTACATCTACGGACGTCGCTCTATTGTGGAGGCGCTACGACAGGCTGCCAGAGTGCAGAAGCTTTACGTGCTCTACGGCAGTGCCGCGGACATCCAGGAGAGAGCACGACGTTCCGGTGTTCCCGTGTCCGAGCTATCGCGCCAGCGCTTTACAGAGTTGGCGCAAGCTGCGGGTACGACGCTGAAGGAGAGTCAAGGAGTCATTGCGTTGGTCTATCCGCTACCGGTGCTGAGTGCCGAGGAGCTTCTCGAACGTGCGGCTCCAACGGCTGAAGGCCTGCTGGTAGCCGTAGACGGCGTGGAGGACCCGCAGAACCTTGGGGCAATCGCGCGCTGTGCCGAGGCTGCGGGAGCTCAGGGCTTGATCGTACCGCGCCACCGTGCGGCTCCGCTGACCCCTGCTGCGGTAAAGGCGGCTGCAGGGGCATTCATGCATCTGCCGGTGGCCCACGTGGTGAACTTAGGGGATGTGCTTCGGCGCTTACAGCGGTTAGGGTGGTGGATTGTGGGCTCTGCCGTAGAAGGGGAGCGGCTCTACTGGGAGCCTTTGTACGACCGGCCTGTTGTGCTGGTCGTTGGTAGTGAGCATCGTGGTATGCGTCCGAGCATTCGGGCGTTATGTGATCTCATCGTGCGGATTCCGCTCCGTGGACGGGTGGAATCCCTCAATGCTGCTGCCGCTGCTGCCGTCCTGCTCTTCGAGATACAGCGCCAGCGATACCAGATCGGTCTCTGGTCCGAGTCGCTGAAGCTCGCCGATGTACCGAATTGA